In one window of Limnohabitans sp. MORI2 DNA:
- the rpiA gene encoding ribose-5-phosphate isomerase RpiA, producing MSTPTFTQDELKTLVGQAALQYVVPGEVVGVGTGSTVNKFIDALASMKDQIKGAVSSSVASTERLQALGIPVFDATEVQSLSVYIDGADEIDHQGHMVKGGGAALTREKIVAALSKKFVCIADESKLVDTLGAFPLPVEVIPMSSAQIIRQFAAMSGAGKVRMKDGQPLVTDNGQHIVDVTGLKITDPVAFEATVSQWPGVVTVGVFAYQKAQVCLLGTSAGVKTLEF from the coding sequence ATGAGCACTCCCACTTTCACCCAAGATGAATTGAAAACTTTGGTCGGCCAAGCCGCGCTGCAATACGTGGTGCCTGGCGAGGTGGTGGGCGTGGGCACGGGCTCCACGGTCAACAAATTCATTGACGCACTGGCCAGCATGAAAGACCAAATCAAGGGCGCGGTGTCCAGCTCAGTGGCTTCCACCGAACGCTTGCAAGCCTTGGGCATCCCAGTGTTTGACGCGACAGAGGTGCAAAGCCTGTCGGTCTATATCGACGGTGCAGACGAAATCGATCACCAAGGCCACATGGTCAAAGGCGGCGGCGCGGCGTTGACCCGCGAAAAAATTGTGGCCGCATTGTCCAAAAAATTTGTGTGCATCGCCGATGAAAGCAAGTTGGTCGATACGCTCGGCGCGTTTCCGTTGCCTGTAGAAGTTATCCCGATGTCGAGTGCGCAAATCATTCGCCAATTCGCGGCGATGAGCGGTGCGGGCAAAGTGCGCATGAAAGACGGTCAACCTTTGGTCACTGACAACGGCCAACACATCGTCGATGTGACGGGTCTCAAAATCACCGACCCCGTGGCATTTGAAGCCACCGTCAGCCAATGGCCGGGCGTGGTGACGGTTGGCGTGTTTGCGTATCAAAAAGCGCAGGTGTGTTTGCTGGGCACCTCTGCCGGTGTGAAAACGCTAGAGTTTTGA
- a CDS encoding SDR family NAD(P)-dependent oxidoreductase, protein MKSLGPSYCALVLGASGALGRAFVDALQTDAACSHVVGLSRSSQPAFRLEDEVSIAAAAAELASTSQGPFHLIIDATGALTIDGHGPEKHMGALNVAQLARAFEVNTIGPALLLKHFVPLLVTDERSIYAKLSARVGSISDNGKGGWYGYRAAKAAMNMVLQTAAIEAARKRPQLVVAAMQPGTVASNLSAPFVNAQDCLTPAQSVAGLLSALDSLPAKAAAHFVDYKGAPIPW, encoded by the coding sequence TTGAAAAGCCTAGGCCCGTCATACTGCGCATTGGTGTTGGGCGCATCGGGTGCGCTGGGGCGAGCGTTTGTTGACGCTTTGCAAACCGATGCGGCTTGCTCGCATGTGGTGGGTCTGTCGCGTAGCTCGCAGCCTGCATTTCGCTTAGAGGACGAGGTCAGCATCGCGGCTGCGGCGGCTGAACTCGCTTCGACGTCTCAAGGTCCGTTTCACCTCATCATCGATGCCACTGGTGCACTCACGATCGACGGGCATGGGCCAGAAAAACACATGGGCGCGCTCAATGTTGCGCAACTGGCCCGTGCGTTTGAAGTCAACACCATTGGGCCTGCGTTGTTGCTCAAACACTTTGTGCCTTTGCTGGTCACCGATGAGCGCAGCATCTACGCCAAGCTATCGGCACGTGTAGGCAGCATCAGCGACAACGGCAAAGGTGGCTGGTATGGCTATCGTGCAGCCAAAGCGGCAATGAACATGGTGTTGCAAACCGCAGCCATTGAGGCTGCACGCAAACGCCCACAACTTGTGGTGGCCGCCATGCAGCCGGGCACAGTGGCATCCAATTTGTCAGCGCCGTTTGTGAACGCGCAAGACTGCCTCACGCCCGCGCAATCGGTGGCGGGTTTACTCAGTGCTTTGGATAGTTTGCCAGCGAAAGCAGCTGCGCACTTTGTGGACTACAAAGGCGCACCGATTCCTTGGTGA